Proteins from one Staphylococcus saprophyticus subsp. saprophyticus ATCC 15305 = NCTC 7292 genomic window:
- a CDS encoding DUF960 family protein: MNRYITRGIANNLPNILQHQLWQLVSEREQEQTKDNTLVDYFHIFQFNTHRNQLYIKHKQERPAYVKTQKANINQPININKVYIIREDDVDLSYYIMLLPNEY; the protein is encoded by the coding sequence ATGAATAGATATATCACCCGGGGTATCGCCAACAACTTACCTAATATCTTACAACACCAATTATGGCAACTCGTATCTGAGCGAGAACAAGAACAAACCAAAGATAATACCTTAGTAGATTATTTTCATATATTCCAGTTCAATACACATCGCAATCAATTATATATCAAACACAAACAAGAACGACCAGCGTATGTGAAAACTCAAAAGGCAAATATCAATCAACCTATCAATATCAATAAGGTCTACATTATCCGTGAAGATGATGTAGACCTTTCTTATTACATTATGTTATTACCAAATGAATATTAA
- a CDS encoding DNA methyltransferase — MAKLNDLTGKEWVKSTKSWFTLQSRQRYKTIKHPGKFPEELAEKFILFFSKKNEVVFDPFMGVGSTAVASEENNREFKGIELESSFISMANSRLENNNNIIEGDSRYAKYYKDIEADFIITSPPYWNMLGKSRGNSNSQHKDRIQKNLDLVYSDSSNDLGNIDDYSTFMKNLQKVFKNCNKVLKSRKYMVIVVQNFRDSNGEYVTFAWDSVKYVEREGFTFVGEQIWCQDNKKLGIWGFPSTFISNNHHHYCLVFRKNE; from the coding sequence GTGGCAAAATTAAATGATTTAACGGGAAAAGAATGGGTTAAAAGCACTAAATCGTGGTTTACTCTTCAATCTCGACAAAGATATAAAACAATTAAACATCCTGGAAAGTTTCCAGAAGAACTAGCTGAAAAATTTATATTATTTTTCAGTAAGAAGAATGAAGTAGTTTTTGATCCTTTTATGGGAGTGGGCTCTACAGCTGTCGCGTCAGAAGAAAATAACAGAGAATTTAAAGGTATTGAATTAGAGAGTTCTTTTATAAGTATGGCAAATAGCAGATTAGAAAATAATAATAATATTATTGAAGGTGACAGTCGTTACGCTAAATATTATAAAGATATAGAAGCAGATTTTATAATAACTTCACCACCATATTGGAATATGTTAGGTAAGTCCAGAGGTAATTCAAATTCACAGCATAAAGATAGAATACAAAAAAACTTAGATTTAGTGTATTCTGATTCCAGTAATGATTTAGGTAATATAGATGATTATTCAACATTTATGAAAAATTTACAAAAAGTATTTAAAAATTGTAATAAAGTATTAAAATCAAGAAAATATATGGTAATAGTAGTGCAAAATTTTAGAGATTCTAATGGTGAATATGTAACTTTTGCTTGGGATAGTGTTAAATATGTTGAGCGTGAGGGTTTTACATTTGTTGGTGAACAAATATGGTGTCAAGATAATAAAAAATTAGGGATATGGGGTTTCCCTAGTACATTTATTTCTAATAATCATCATCATTACTGTTTGGTTTTTAGAAAAAATGAGTAA
- a CDS encoding replication initiation protein — MFNDDKTMIDFEGKKLSITLNPDFVYLLNNFDENSICFSMSDFTNLKSIYSKHLYRLFTEYQDESTYTFSIEAFREFLDINSKYPHMKDIDKPVLRMIKEELNQFYQYFEYKKVLEMPQRVTEIKFNFIKVKNSCTNYISH, encoded by the coding sequence ATGTTTAATGATGATAAAACTATGATTGATTTTGAAGGTAAAAAGTTATCTATAACCTTAAATCCAGATTTCGTATACCTTTTAAATAACTTTGATGAGAATAGTATTTGTTTTTCAATGTCTGATTTCACTAACTTAAAATCAATATATTCTAAACATTTATATCGCTTATTTACAGAATATCAAGATGAAAGTACTTATACATTTAGTATAGAAGCGTTTAGAGAATTTCTAGATATTAATTCAAAGTATCCTCACATGAAAGATATAGACAAACCCGTCCTCCGTATGATTAAAGAGGAATTAAATCAGTTTTATCAATACTTTGAGTACAAGAAAGTATTAGAAATGCCACAGCGAGTTACTGAAATCAAATTTAATTTTATAAAGGTTAAAAATAGTTGCACTAATTATATTAGCCATTAG
- the rlmH gene encoding 23S rRNA (pseudouridine(1915)-N(3))-methyltransferase RlmH yields the protein MKITILTVGKLKEKYWKQAIAEYEKRLSAYSKIEIIEVPDEKAPENMSDKEVEQVKEKEGQRLLAKVKQQSTVITLEIKGNMLTSEGLAKEIESRMTRGQSDFTFIIGGSNGLHKDVLDRSDYALSFSKMTFPHQMMRVILIEQVYRAFKIMRGEAYHK from the coding sequence ATGAAGATAACAATACTCACAGTAGGTAAATTAAAAGAGAAATACTGGAAACAAGCCATTGCAGAATATGAAAAACGTTTAAGTGCTTATTCAAAAATTGAAATCATCGAAGTTCCCGATGAAAAAGCACCAGAAAATATGAGCGATAAAGAAGTAGAACAAGTTAAGGAAAAAGAAGGCCAGCGTTTGCTAGCAAAAGTAAAACAGCAGTCCACGGTCATCACGTTAGAAATTAAAGGTAATATGTTAACGTCTGAAGGTTTGGCAAAAGAAATAGAAAGCCGCATGACACGTGGCCAAAGTGACTTTACATTCATTATTGGCGGGTCCAACGGTCTGCATAAAGACGTACTAGACCGCAGCGACTACGCACTATCATTCAGCAAGATGACCTTCCCACATCAAATGATGCGCGTGATATTAATAGAACAAGTTTATCGTGCGTTTAAAATCATGCGAGGGGAAGCCTATCATAAATGA
- a CDS encoding MBL fold metallo-hydrolase produces the protein MNRLIRMSVLASGSTGNATYVESDKGSILVDAGLTGKKMEELFGQIDKQIQNLNGILVTHEHSDHIKGLGVLARKYKLPIYANEKTWTAIEKKDSKIPMDQKFIFNPYETKSLAGFDIESFNVSHDAIDPQFYIFHNNYKKFTILTDTGYVSDRMKGMIQGSDAFVFESNHDVDMLRMCGYPWKTKQRILSDMGHVSNEDAGRAMTDVITGSTKRIYLSHLSQDNNMKDLARMSVGQVLNENDIDTEKEVLLCDTDKANATPIYTL, from the coding sequence GTGAATCGCTTGATACGTATGAGTGTATTAGCGAGTGGTAGTACAGGAAACGCCACTTATGTGGAAAGTGATAAAGGCAGTATCCTTGTCGACGCAGGTTTGACAGGAAAGAAAATGGAAGAACTATTTGGACAAATAGACAAACAGATTCAAAATTTGAATGGCATCTTGGTGACACATGAACACTCGGACCATATTAAAGGTCTTGGCGTGTTAGCACGTAAATATAAATTGCCAATTTACGCTAATGAAAAAACATGGACAGCAATAGAAAAGAAAGACAGCAAAATTCCAATGGATCAAAAATTTATCTTCAATCCATACGAAACAAAATCATTAGCCGGCTTTGATATCGAATCGTTTAACGTGTCACACGATGCCATCGATCCACAATTCTATATCTTCCATAACAATTATAAGAAATTTACGATTTTAACAGACACAGGTTATGTCTCAGATCGTATGAAAGGCATGATTCAAGGCAGCGATGCATTTGTCTTTGAAAGTAATCATGATGTAGATATGTTACGCATGTGCGGTTACCCTTGGAAGACCAAACAACGTATCCTCAGCGATATGGGCCATGTTTCCAACGAAGATGCAGGTCGTGCCATGACAGACGTCATCACAGGTAGTACCAAACGCATTTACCTGTCTCACTTATCACAAGACAACAATATGAAAGATCTCGCACGCATGAGCGTCGGCCAAGTACTTAACGAGAACGATATCGACACAGAAAAAGAAGTACTTCTGTGCGATACCGACAAAGCCAACGCCACACCAATATATACGTTATAG
- a CDS encoding DUF1643 domain-containing protein — MENITNTLVTTAIFDEKRTHRYLLTKTWDSEKQTLTIITMYPHYDGILNIDLTTQLIMNKVSEMDAFGSIYFVNLYSNITTPINLKHLEENAYDNHTNIQIMKAVKESDEVILAWGAYAKKPVVEARVNEVLEMLKPHKKKIKKLINPATNEIMHPLNPKARQKWILN; from the coding sequence ATGGAAAATATCACAAATACACTTGTCACTACTGCAATTTTTGACGAAAAGAGAACTCACCGCTACTTACTAACAAAGACATGGGACAGTGAAAAACAAACACTTACAATCATCACGATGTATCCGCACTATGATGGCATTCTCAATATTGACCTAACAACCCAACTCATTATGAACAAAGTTTCAGAAATGGATGCATTTGGGTCCATCTATTTTGTGAATCTATACTCTAATATTACAACACCTATCAATCTCAAACATTTAGAAGAAAATGCTTATGATAATCATACAAATATTCAAATTATGAAAGCAGTGAAAGAATCAGATGAAGTGATATTAGCATGGGGTGCTTACGCTAAAAAGCCCGTTGTTGAAGCACGTGTTAATGAAGTATTAGAAATGTTGAAACCACATAAGAAAAAAATAAAGAAACTTATTAATCCAGCAACAAATGAAATCATGCATCCACTTAACCCTAAAGCACGCCAAAAATGGATATTAAACTAG
- the walK gene encoding cell wall metabolism sensor histidine kinase WalK — MKWLKHFQSLHTKLVIVYVLLIIIGMQIIGLYFTNSLEKELTQTFKNNISQYAKQIEINIEKVYDEDNAINAQKEVQNLLNEYANRQEIEEIRFIDKDQIIMATSKQSTRSLINQKANDNSIQKALSLGEINSHTVLKDYGNGKQRVWVYNLPVKTSNDGTIGDVYIEADINDVYNQLSNINQIFIVGTGISLLITVILGFFIARTITKPITDMRNQTVEMSKGNYTQRVKIYGNDEIGELALAFNNLSKRVQEAQANTESEKRRLDSVITHMSDGIIATDRRGRVRIVNDMALTMMGTMKEDIIGDHMLKVLKLEEDFSLDEIQENNDSFLLDINENEGIIARVNFSTIVQETGFVTGYIAVLHDVTEQQQVERERREFVANVSHELRTPLTSMNSYIEALESGAWKDGELAPQFLSVTREETERMIRLVNDLLQLSKMDNESEQITKEIVDFNMFINKIINRHEMSAKDTTFVREVPTETIFTEIDPDKMTQVFDNVITNAMKYSRGDKRVEFHVKQNALYNRMTIRVKDNGIGIPINKVDKIFDRFYRVDKARTRKMGGTGLGLAISKEIVEAHNGRIWANSVEGQGTSIFITLPCEVLEDGDWDAE, encoded by the coding sequence ATGAAATGGCTTAAACATTTTCAGTCCTTACACACGAAATTGGTTATTGTCTATGTATTACTCATTATAATCGGTATGCAAATTATCGGTTTATATTTTACGAATAGTCTAGAAAAAGAATTAACACAAACATTTAAAAATAATATTTCGCAATACGCGAAACAAATTGAAATTAATATAGAAAAAGTCTATGACGAAGATAATGCAATTAATGCTCAAAAAGAAGTTCAGAACTTACTTAATGAGTATGCGAATAGACAAGAAATAGAAGAAATCCGCTTTATAGATAAAGATCAGATTATCATGGCTACTTCAAAGCAGTCTACGCGTAGTCTAATTAATCAAAAAGCGAATGACAACTCCATTCAAAAGGCACTGTCACTCGGTGAAATCAATAGCCATACCGTATTAAAAGACTACGGTAATGGTAAACAACGTGTGTGGGTATACAACCTGCCTGTGAAAACATCAAACGATGGCACAATTGGTGATGTCTATATCGAAGCGGACATCAATGATGTGTATAACCAATTGAGCAATATCAATCAAATCTTTATCGTTGGTACAGGGATATCACTATTGATTACCGTGATACTCGGTTTCTTTATTGCCCGTACCATTACAAAGCCGATTACAGACATGCGGAACCAAACCGTTGAAATGTCTAAAGGTAACTATACACAACGTGTGAAAATCTACGGTAACGATGAAATCGGTGAGCTCGCACTCGCCTTTAACAATCTGTCCAAACGTGTTCAAGAAGCACAAGCGAATACCGAAAGTGAGAAACGCCGTCTCGATTCTGTTATCACACATATGAGTGACGGTATCATTGCAACCGACCGTCGTGGCCGTGTGCGCATTGTCAATGACATGGCACTCACTATGATGGGCACAATGAAAGAAGACATTATCGGTGACCACATGCTTAAAGTGCTTAAACTCGAAGAAGATTTCTCATTAGATGAAATTCAAGAAAATAATGATAGCTTCTTATTAGATATTAATGAAAATGAAGGTATTATTGCCCGGGTTAACTTTAGTACGATTGTACAAGAAACTGGTTTTGTGACAGGTTATATTGCCGTGCTACATGATGTAACAGAACAACAACAAGTAGAACGCGAACGCCGTGAATTCGTTGCGAACGTCTCACACGAATTGCGTACGCCACTGACTTCCATGAACAGTTATATCGAGGCACTCGAAAGTGGTGCTTGGAAAGATGGCGAATTAGCACCACAATTTCTATCCGTTACACGTGAAGAAACAGAACGTATGATTCGTCTTGTTAATGACCTATTACAATTATCTAAAATGGACAATGAATCAGAGCAAATTACCAAAGAAATTGTCGACTTTAATATGTTTATTAATAAAATCATTAACCGCCATGAAATGTCAGCAAAAGATACGACATTTGTGCGTGAAGTACCAACCGAAACCATCTTTACGGAAATCGATCCAGATAAGATGACCCAAGTGTTTGACAACGTCATAACGAACGCGATGAAATACTCTCGTGGCGATAAACGTGTCGAGTTTCACGTGAAACAGAATGCGTTATATAATCGTATGACCATTCGTGTGAAAGATAATGGGATTGGTATTCCAATTAATAAAGTAGATAAAATATTTGACCGCTTCTATCGTGTAGATAAAGCACGTACACGTAAAATGGGTGGTACAGGTTTAGGCTTAGCCATCTCTAAAGAAATCGTTGAAGCACACAACGGTCGTATATGGGCAAACAGCGTAGAAGGACAAGGCACGTCAATCTTTATTACACTTCCTTGTGAAGTTCTAGAAGATGGTGATTGGGATGCGGAGTAA
- the yycF gene encoding response regulator YycF — protein MARKVVVVDDEKPIADILEFNLKKEGYEVFCAYDGNDAVDLIYDEEPDIVLLDIMLPGRDGMEVCREVRKKYEMPIIMLTAKDSEIDKVLGLELGADDYVTKPFSTRELIARVKANLRRHYSQPAQEVNDASNEITIKDIVIYPDAYSIKKRGDDIELTHREFELFHYLSKHMGQVMTREHLLQTVWGYDYFGDVRTVDVTIRRLREKIEDDPSHPEYIVTRRGVGYFLQQHE, from the coding sequence ATGGCTAGAAAAGTTGTTGTAGTCGATGATGAAAAACCAATTGCTGATATTTTAGAATTTAATTTGAAAAAAGAAGGCTACGAAGTATTTTGTGCCTATGATGGTAACGATGCAGTCGATTTAATCTATGATGAAGAACCAGACATCGTGTTATTAGACATTATGTTACCTGGTCGCGACGGCATGGAAGTTTGTCGTGAAGTACGTAAAAAATACGAAATGCCAATTATCATGTTAACAGCGAAAGACTCAGAAATTGATAAAGTATTAGGTCTTGAGCTAGGTGCAGATGACTATGTGACGAAACCATTTAGCACACGTGAATTAATCGCGCGTGTTAAAGCCAACTTACGTCGTCATTATTCACAACCAGCACAAGAAGTTAATGATGCGTCCAATGAAATTACGATTAAAGATATCGTCATCTATCCAGATGCATACTCTATTAAAAAACGTGGCGATGATATCGAATTAACACACCGTGAATTTGAATTATTCCATTACTTATCTAAACATATGGGACAAGTAATGACACGTGAACATTTATTACAAACTGTTTGGGGTTATGACTATTTTGGTGATGTACGTACAGTAGACGTAACAATTCGTCGTTTACGTGAAAAAATCGAGGATGATCCATCTCATCCAGAATATATTGTTACACGTCGTGGTGTTGGATATTTCCTCCAACAACATGAATAG
- a CDS encoding SAUGI family uracil-DNA glycosylase inhibitor, producing MTLEQQLKHYITNLFNLPKDEVWHCESIEEIADDILPNQYVRLGPLSNKILQTNTYYSDTLHESNIYPFILYYQKQLIAIGYIDENHDMDFLYLHNTIMPLLDQRYLLTGGQ from the coding sequence ATGACACTAGAACAACAACTCAAGCACTATATAACCAACTTATTCAATCTGCCAAAGGACGAAGTGTGGCACTGCGAATCTATCGAGGAAATCGCTGATGATATCTTACCCAATCAATATGTAAGACTTGGCCCACTCAGTAATAAAATACTTCAGACTAATACCTACTACTCTGACACACTTCACGAAAGTAATATCTATCCTTTCATTCTATACTATCAGAAACAACTCATAGCCATCGGTTATATCGACGAAAATCACGATATGGATTTCTTATACCTACACAACACTATCATGCCTCTTTTGGATCAACGATACTTACTAACAGGAGGACAATAA
- a CDS encoding two-component system regulatory protein YycI — MNWKRAKTLFIFVFILVNISLVIIYIDKVNKSHINDSEEENAVNFKQEEITIPDNLPSVKGLKMQLLTARSFDFSSYAKSRSEISSEDSGARAKGDINNAVDVGNDQYTALKSYVKDNVYKGKDYEMSNIDNDKVTFEQTYHDYPIMNNNKARLEFNINNDGKATSYKQTAMKSIAPSEGANNDKKQVNSAKSAIEALYYNRYLKRNDEVTNARLGYYTVVKEPNVQVLEANWEIKVKHGDKIKTYYVEAVSDSPKIIEE, encoded by the coding sequence ATGAACTGGAAACGAGCCAAAACTTTATTTATTTTCGTGTTTATTCTAGTCAATATTAGCTTAGTGATTATTTATATTGATAAGGTGAATAAATCGCATATCAATGATAGCGAAGAAGAAAATGCTGTGAATTTTAAACAAGAAGAAATTACAATTCCTGATAACCTTCCAAGTGTTAAAGGTTTGAAAATGCAATTATTGACTGCACGGTCATTTGATTTTTCATCTTATGCAAAATCACGCTCTGAGATCTCAAGTGAAGATTCCGGTGCCAGAGCAAAAGGCGATATCAATAATGCAGTCGATGTCGGAAATGATCAATATACCGCATTAAAATCTTACGTCAAAGACAATGTCTATAAAGGTAAGGATTACGAAATGAGTAATATTGATAACGACAAAGTGACCTTTGAACAAACGTATCATGACTATCCAATTATGAACAATAATAAAGCGAGACTTGAATTTAACATCAATAATGATGGTAAAGCAACGAGCTATAAGCAAACCGCAATGAAATCGATTGCGCCATCAGAAGGTGCGAATAATGATAAGAAACAAGTGAATTCAGCTAAGAGCGCCATAGAAGCACTGTATTATAATCGTTACTTGAAGCGTAATGATGAAGTAACCAATGCACGACTTGGCTACTATACCGTTGTTAAAGAGCCGAACGTACAAGTACTCGAAGCCAATTGGGAAATTAAAGTCAAACACGGTGATAAGATTAAGACCTACTATGTCGAAGCCGTATCAGACAGCCCCAAAATTATTGAAGAATAA
- a CDS encoding YycH family regulatory protein, with protein MRSKELIKSIILILLVLMSVVLTYMTWNFSPDLANVDNQGSNSKDYEPNTIGKPLNQGMDQVITPYQVVHSKGDQTEGMEATKQNIETILKPLKNHRVLHAEQMHSNHNLIIPDLTDEFLILDFSYDMPLATYLGQALNIDAKVPNNFKFDRLIIDNNKDGNVKLYAISSDRHNVVRMTTSAKLNNLKKVMQTQHKKMQPYSEIITNKDTIDRATHIFAPKAPEAMKSYHTIYNRISVDTMNSILFNDSVVVRSTKSGTATYNNNTGVANYNDETEKYRYTNLSEDENRSTNMQDSIPSTYDYINNHGGFTDDYRLFNIDNKNGELTYQMFLNGRPTFNDEYLNNIKVSWGDKGVFSYARALLKANVTIDSGGNETKLPGAETVRSELANNPEINFEDVTNMTIGYRMEEKPDKSDIEIQRNSEFKPQWYVQYNGEWRAYEDGRLE; from the coding sequence ATGCGGAGTAAAGAATTAATTAAATCGATTATCCTCATCCTTCTTGTCTTAATGAGCGTCGTGTTAACCTATATGACTTGGAATTTCTCACCCGATTTAGCCAATGTAGATAACCAAGGTAGCAACAGCAAAGATTATGAGCCCAATACAATTGGCAAACCGTTGAATCAAGGTATGGATCAAGTCATTACACCCTATCAAGTGGTTCACTCTAAAGGTGACCAAACTGAAGGCATGGAAGCGACAAAGCAAAATATCGAAACCATATTAAAGCCATTAAAGAACCATCGCGTATTGCATGCGGAACAAATGCACAGCAACCACAACTTAATCATTCCAGATTTAACGGATGAGTTTCTCATACTTGATTTCAGCTATGACATGCCATTAGCAACCTACTTAGGACAAGCGCTGAATATCGATGCCAAAGTTCCGAATAATTTTAAATTCGATCGACTTATCATCGACAATAACAAAGATGGCAATGTGAAACTTTATGCGATTAGTAGCGATAGACATAACGTTGTGCGTATGACCACTTCCGCAAAATTAAATAACTTAAAAAAAGTGATGCAAACACAACATAAAAAAATGCAGCCATACTCAGAAATCATAACGAATAAAGATACGATTGATAGAGCGACACATATCTTTGCACCAAAAGCACCAGAAGCGATGAAATCATATCATACGATTTACAACCGCATCAGTGTTGATACGATGAACTCTATATTATTCAATGATTCTGTCGTTGTACGTAGTACGAAGAGCGGTACCGCAACCTATAACAATAATACAGGTGTGGCGAATTATAATGATGAAACTGAAAAGTATCGTTATACTAACCTCTCAGAAGATGAAAACCGTTCAACTAACATGCAAGATAGTATACCAAGTACCTATGACTATATTAATAACCACGGTGGTTTTACTGATGATTATCGTTTATTCAATATAGATAATAAAAATGGGGAACTTACCTATCAAATGTTCTTAAACGGTCGTCCAACATTTAACGATGAATATTTAAACAATATCAAAGTATCTTGGGGAGATAAAGGCGTCTTCAGCTATGCACGTGCATTGCTTAAAGCCAATGTCACAATTGACAGTGGCGGAAATGAAACGAAATTGCCTGGTGCTGAAACGGTACGTTCAGAGTTGGCCAACAACCCAGAAATTAACTTTGAAGATGTGACGAACATGACGATTGGTTACAGAATGGAAGAAAAACCAGATAAAAGTGATATTGAAATTCAACGCAATAGCGAATTTAAACCACAATGGTATGTACAATATAACGGTGAATGGCGTGCATACGAAGATGGGAGGCTAGAATAA
- a CDS encoding RepB family plasmid replication initiator protein, with protein sequence MTLTNQNAVVQYHTDLNDVVFKNFKAVELNLFFAICSLLKHCGSERMILEISEIKKIANYTSRNKKRFEPDFTNTIKKAKIIKFQCL encoded by the coding sequence ATGACATTAACTAATCAAAATGCAGTTGTTCAATATCATACAGATTTAAATGATGTAGTTTTCAAAAATTTTAAAGCAGTAGAACTTAATTTATTTTTTGCTATATGTAGCTTGTTAAAACATTGCGGATCCGAGCGTATGATATTAGAAATTAGTGAAATAAAGAAAATAGCTAATTATACAAGTCGTAATAAAAAGCGTTTTGAACCGGACTTTACAAATACTATTAAAAAGGCAAAAATCATTAAATTTCAGTGTTTATAG
- a CDS encoding modification methylase, translated as MSNIYSYHAKFHESIPNEYINKYSQEFETILDPFCGSGTTLKESLKLGRNAIGIDVSPIAILSSKVNTNFYDKNKLKRVYDYILKQFNSNISINVIKFPDYERWYTEENHLQLSKLKNIIDNIEENSYREFFLLCFLSISNKVSNRRKTWNIGYLADNVLPDLDSKFVAIDSFKQKVSKEIENIDFEELYKLGNRSIHIEKKDINTAKLDCKVDMVMTSPPYPFAVDFIRYHRLSMYWLQENIEQLTRQEIGARNKRNKKGNLSLFFNEIEKSFINIMRVVRTDGYWAMTIADTTRNKVKIPFIDWTINLFYEHGWILVEDRIRELQQQTMAQKRIPEEHILVFKKI; from the coding sequence ATGAGTAACATTTATAGTTATCATGCAAAATTTCATGAATCAATCCCAAATGAATATATTAATAAATATTCTCAAGAATTTGAAACGATTTTAGATCCGTTTTGTGGGTCTGGAACGACCCTAAAAGAATCTTTAAAACTTGGAAGAAACGCAATCGGGATAGATGTAAGCCCTATTGCAATACTTAGTAGTAAAGTTAATACTAATTTTTACGATAAAAATAAACTTAAAAGAGTTTATGATTATATTTTAAAACAATTTAATTCAAACATATCTATTAATGTTATTAAATTTCCTGATTATGAAAGGTGGTATACAGAAGAAAACCACCTGCAGTTAAGCAAATTGAAAAATATTATTGATAATATTGAAGAAAATTCGTATAGAGAATTTTTCTTACTTTGCTTTTTATCTATATCTAATAAAGTTTCAAACAGGAGAAAAACATGGAACATTGGATATCTAGCTGATAATGTGTTACCAGATTTAGATAGTAAATTTGTAGCTATAGATAGTTTTAAGCAAAAAGTAAGTAAAGAGATAGAAAATATTGATTTCGAAGAATTATATAAATTAGGAAATCGTAGCATACACATCGAAAAAAAAGATATTAACACAGCTAAACTAGATTGCAAAGTAGATATGGTTATGACGTCTCCACCATATCCATTTGCTGTAGATTTTATAAGATATCATAGATTATCTATGTACTGGCTCCAAGAAAATATTGAGCAATTAACGAGACAAGAAATAGGAGCAAGAAATAAAAGAAATAAAAAAGGAAATCTATCTTTGTTTTTTAATGAAATAGAAAAGTCTTTTATAAATATTATGAGAGTCGTTAGAACTGATGGGTATTGGGCGATGACTATAGCAGATACTACACGTAACAAAGTAAAAATACCTTTTATAGACTGGACTATAAATTTATTTTATGAACATGGTTGGATACTTGTTGAAGATAGAATAAGAGAATTACAGCAACAAACTATGGCTCAGAAAAGAATACCTGAAGAACATATTCTAGTTTTCAAAAAAATTTAA